The Hymenobacter oligotrophus genome segment TTTTTCATAGGGAAAGCGGTAAGAGTTGGTTGTGCGCAGATGTACGCACGTGCCTACCACCGCGGTTTTAGCTCGACAGAAAAATTTTTAACAAAATCGCAGCTTAACGGTTACCGGGTTTTGTAAATGCCAATAAAGGCCTTCCTATTTTGCTGATTGTGCAAGATTAAAGTATTGCATGCTGCCGGGTTTTTGTTTGCTTTTCAAACAGAGAGTCATGCTATTACGAGCAGCCGAATTTGGCTTTCGGCAAGGGTTTGCCGGCCGGGTAAGGGGGCTGACCAGGGCCCGCGGGCAGCACCCTGTCGTCGCCAAAAAAGTTTGACCTAGGCTTGCCCGGCCCTGGCACCAAGTGCTACCCGCCGCCGCGGGCGGCACCAAACCCCGAGCCAACGGGTTGTGAGGTGCCGGCAACCCACGCCCCGGCCGCGCACCTAGGGCGCGGTCAATGTCGGGGTTGTTGCGTAAGTTTCGAAAGCAGATACCGAACCGAAGCAAGCGGACCTACCCCCCTAAGGCGCCCAGGTTTCTTTTCAACGGCCTGTATTCACGCACCTTTTACCGTTTGCCGCCATGATTATCTGGGTTGCTTTTTTTGCGCATTGGTACCTGTCGCTGTTTGCGCAGTCGTTTTTTCAGCACCGCTACGCGGCGCACCGCATGTTTAGCATGCACCCGCTGTGGGAGCGGTTTTTCTTTGTGTTCACGTTCCTGACGCAGGGTTCCAGCTTTATGTCGCCGCGGGGCTACGCGGTGCTGCACCGCATGCACCACGCCTACTCCGATACCGAAAAGGACCCGCACTCGCCGCATAACTCCACCAACGCCTTCGGCATGATGTGGAAAACCCGCACCGCCTACCAGGAGGTGTTGAAGGACGAACACCCCAACGCGCACCGCTTTGCCGGCGGCGACTACCCCGTGTGGCTGGCCCTCGAGGAGTTCGGCAACAAGTGGTACACCCGCGTGGGCTGGGGCGTGGTGTACGTGCTGTTTTACGTGGCCTTTGCCACGGCCTGGTGGCAATACCTGCTGCTGCCTATCCATTTCGCCATGGGGGCCGTGCACGGCGCCATCGTGAATTGGGGCGGCCATAAGTACGGCTACCAGAACTTCGACAACCACGACAAGTCGCGCAACTCGCTGTTCTTCGATTTCCTGACCGGCGGCGAGCTGTTTCAGAACAACCACCACAAACTACCGCTGCGCGTCAACTTCGGCGTGAAGTGGTGGGAACTGGACCCTACTTACCCCGTTATCTGGACCTTGGACAAGCTCCGCATCGTGCGCATCAAGCGCAAGGAGGGGCAGGGAGCCGTGCCGCTCGCGGCCTAACCTGCTGCGCTGCCTGGCCAAAGCCGGCTGTCATCTGCTAGCAGGTGGCAGCCGGCTTTGGCGTTGTTGGGGGTTAGGCTCCGTCGGGCGTGGGCGGGGCGGCCGGCAGCTCGATGCGAAACGCAGAGCCCTTGTTTTCAGTGCTTTCGAAGGTGATGCGGCCGTGGTGCAAGTCCACGATGGTTTTGATAACGGACATGCCCAAGCCCGTGGTTTTTTCGCCGCGCAGGCCCGGCCGGCGGGCTTTGGTAAACTTATCGAACAACACGGGCTGCAGCGCGGCCGGTATGCCAATGCCGTCGTCGGTTACGCTGATGCACGCCCCGCCCGGCAACGGCTCGACGCGAACCGCAATGTTGCCGCCGTCGTGCGTGAATTTGATGGCGTTGGAAATCAGGTTGTTGAGCACCTGCTCAAACTTGTTCTTATCGCAGCTGACGTAAATGGGCTCGGGCGGGGCCTCGAAATGAAAGTGCTTGTTCAGCTTCTGGGCCGA includes the following:
- a CDS encoding acyl-CoA desaturase, whose translation is MIIWVAFFAHWYLSLFAQSFFQHRYAAHRMFSMHPLWERFFFVFTFLTQGSSFMSPRGYAVLHRMHHAYSDTEKDPHSPHNSTNAFGMMWKTRTAYQEVLKDEHPNAHRFAGGDYPVWLALEEFGNKWYTRVGWGVVYVLFYVAFATAWWQYLLLPIHFAMGAVHGAIVNWGGHKYGYQNFDNHDKSRNSLFFDFLTGGELFQNNHHKLPLRVNFGVKWWELDPTYPVIWTLDKLRIVRIKRKEGQGAVPLAA